The segment ATCTTCACCTTTCCAAATACAAGCGCGACTGTTGGCAGGTGAAATCTAAGGGAGTCTTTCCTTGCTGGTTTTCTAGGTTAAGTTCAGCACCGTTTTCCACCAATAAGCAGGCTATTTGCACATAGCAGTGTGTTTTCTCAGAATTAGGTTTCTATAAAACGTATTCATATGTATTgagtaaaaatttgttttgaactgaAAATATTGAAGttggaggtttatgaatagaacTTTACAATGAAAATTACCCTTTTCTGCAATTGAGAGTGCTTCATCTGCACAAGGTGTAGAGGACTATTCCCATCTTTGTCTTGCGCATTGACTGTCAGGTCTTTAATAAAGACACGAGTTAATTGACTTGATAGTTTAATTGCATATTAAAGTTGGCTTGTAGCAATTACTAATCAGAACATCCATAATACTGGAGAGACATTTTGTTTCCAAGTTCTTCTTCCCgaataaatttgaaacattgtAACTAGTTTGAATCGATAGTAGAATGGTAGATGTGAACACCAATGCAATGACATGTATTAGCcaaatattttgcaatttgCCTGCGAAAAATTTGGGAGGTATCTTGGTgaatttaaacaatttcttaatgttattttgatatacaaaCTTAAGTATTGATCCATAAAGTTTAACCTTTTCATTTTATCCATACACCTAGAAGTCTAAATGGAAAAGCAATATGCCATATTGCATTGCATTGACCAATCCAAATGCATATGAAAATACAGTTAAATGTAAACGTTGATGACTGCGAAATTTTCTGTGCGTACTCTGGGCAACAGCCAATGTACTAATGCTACTAACCAAATTCTAACAGAAGCTCTACCATCGGCAGGTGCCCTTCTTTTGCAGAAATATGAAGAGGTGTTTGTAACTGATCATCAACTAAATCCAATTTCATTTCCCCCTGAAAACAGTATTTTAACAATGAGAATTGCTTATACACTGTACAAATCTTCAGGAATCAGTAATTCAACGCTCTCAAACGATTTATTCGTACAAagtcaaaacaagttttaagaatttaaatatatctatttaataCATATCTATTAAAAATCACATATCATGAGAAGAGAACAAATGAGCCTTATTTACCTTTGTAATGAGAAGGTGGGCACATTCCCTGTTGTTATTGTAAGCTGCGAGGTGGAGGGCGGAGTATCCATTGATGGCGATTTGCCGACTGACCAGCTCCGGTAAGCAGTGGCTACATCTCGTCAAAATAACTTCAACAGCACTTTAATAACACAGgattatcaaatttttcatttaattcataCATGAACATCTCTTTTTCTTATATTGTAACTGTTTTCTTTATTCACTTGAATTCAAGCATGAAAACAAGCAAATAAAGCGATCAGATTTTGgttaaacacttaaaaaattgattgtattACATAATTAGCTGGAAAGGTTTCTATAGTaagtaaaacaattttagaaaagccagaaatccaaaaaataaataacaaattaatatcCGCTAACGTCATCGATACACACGTAAATTACCTCTTTAAGTTTTTATAGACTGCCCACTGCAGCATGTCATATCCTGCTGTATTCTCCGTCTGGAAATTAACTCTGTGAGTTCTGAGTACTGCATGGAGGAGAGCCTCCTGTCGTGTGCTTATTGCAGCATGAACTGCAGTATCTCCATTGCCGtcctaaaaataaataccctCTACTCCATTACTGTTCTATAATGAAGTCCAATCTATTACTACAAATATACTCAacactaaaatattttgtacgACATCATGAAATTGATTGCTAGGGTAAATGTGCCCAATTCTACAATAAATTAATTTGAGCTTGACCTGACACAACTCTGACCTTTACATGCACATCACATGAGGCTAGGACAAGTGCCTTTATACTTTCTTTTTGTTCCTTTGCTATAGCCAGATGTATTGCTGTCTGACCAGAGCTATTTAGTAACGAGACGTTTGCATTATGTTCCAGTAGAAGTTTGATTACGGCAGTCTTCTTTCTGTAAAAAAGGTATCAAAATGATATACTGGCCAGAACAACAAAAAGGGCACTTCTTCAaagtaatgttaaaaaaagtatttaacaCACCCTTGCACCGCAAAATGAAGGGGTGTGTTGCCATCCTTGTCTGCTATGTTTATATTACCCCCTCTCTCCAAGAGCAGTTTGACCATCTTCTCATGACCTCTGTGACTGGCCACTTGTAAACAGGAGACCTCGTTCTCTACCTCGTCAACCTACACAAAAATAGGGTATAATAATCTACATGCAGGTCGAAGGAGCTGATTTTTCTTTGAGTCAGAAtgcaaaagcaaaaaaaaaaaatcataatttcttttttcttttttttttttgaaactagATATTACCTTATTTAATCTTTCATGACTTAACGAAGACAGATCCAggaaatgtatatatacaagtattaAACTTTGAAGTTACTCTGAATTTCTGAAATCGTATCTATTccctaatttaaaaaaaaaatgtactttttcTTCAATGATCCAGTGAAAACTACTTCATAAGTTAACAAACCTTATCTTTGTTGTTGCTCAGTATTTCTTTGACTATCTCTAGGTTTCCTTTGGAGGCTGCCTTCACAATAGAAGTTATCGGAGGAAGAAACTCTGCTTGTTTGGGTTGTGTTAGATCAAATACTGTAAATGTTACATACAGGATAAAGACTTCGGGAATAAAGAAGGTGAAACAAAAATAAccatttaaattcaaacaccAATGTACATGAAGTTGATGAATaatgtatcaattattttaaaagaaattttgaagAAGTTTCATTCCAACTTCTTGGGAGTTTGACATGCTAGTTGCCAAATACAGGTATTCGAATATACAAAAAGAGAGCTCTTTCTAAGAGATAATTCTTAGAGAATGTTACAGTAATTATATCtggtatattatttattttgaaaacaacaaaCGATCTTTACatacaaatataatttattattttatctttctCTTACGCCTGAGGGAGTGTAGGTTGTTTGGGATGGATGGTACTCTTGCCATGGCTGAGAGAGAATTGGGATCCACCACATCAAGGCAGACAGGACTGAACAGATACTGACTGTCTCCAAACTTAACGGAAACGTCTCCATCGTCATCAATGTGTACAACCCTACCCAGCTGACCCAATGTCTGCCGGTGAAAAAAGCTCCAAGTTGGAAAACAAATCTAGTTTTATTCTACAgtcattgttttattgtttcaatGTGGTTCATGTGCATAGTAATTAAAGTTTTTTAGAGTAAAACAAGCTAATAACGATCGAGTGCCAGGGAAGGGTGATTTGGCTTCGCTTTAAACGTAAATCGTTATatgggtcattatcaaaatatgcagacttttgaaaaatgaaaaacatgagaaaattattgctgaaaaaatactttgattgcaaaaaacacatttaacaaacaatgaagTACCGTATAACATCTAAAATTTTGCAAACATTGGAATCTACCATTTGGTTGATAATTAGACTGAAATTTAATGAACTGTGAACAttttgtcagtggtgtaacaggtatatagtataggaaaaaactcttaaataaaataaaataatttttttaaaatgatggacataaagtttatatcaacaaaattcatttaaagttattagaattagataacagaaaatatttgacacatttaCATAGTGACCAACATAACATTTGAGACAAAGTCTTGATAAATGTTAGTGGTGTAACAGGTATATAGtataggaaaaaattcttaaataaaataaaataatttttttaaaatgatggacataaagtttatatcaacaaaattcatttaaagttattagaattagataacagaaaatatttgacacatttaCATAGTGACCAACATAACATTTGAGACAAAGTCTTGATGttactcaacaaatttttaatttgagcattaaaaagaacacaactggattttctttcaatggagcataaaaaagacattactATAAATGCACTggtgttttcaaatatacatgtattattgtcagttaattttatttggagaaaaatgtacatgttacacCACTGATTATTATGTTTTACCACTGACATAAAAGTTATACCACTGACCTAGCGATAATAAATAAGAGATAAGcgtgttaaattttgtaaaataaactaatttctatttttgattgcatttaaaacgttataaatttgatcttaaataaaagttttcgtGCCTCATTCTTTCATAATCTGAAGATAGACACACTGTTACACCACTTATAATCagtgttacaccactgacagaaaaattgcatgtagatgtttttttacatgaattcactcattctttgatgttatattttttactattGGCACCCACACACTTTTATCCACCTTGTACCGAGTTCGAACTTTCTTTGCCTCATCAATCTCACAAACACCGTCAATACTATACCAGCTCATATCAATCATACATTTTGcacaataaaattgaattttctccAATTATCTCCAAAATCGATGCATACAACGCATATACACTTCctctttgtatatatatgtttgttgaAGCTCAGCTAGCATTTGTTACCTTTAAgcatttgaaagattttagtaTAACATAATAGGGAATGTGAAATGTCAGTGgaataacatattttattatacactataagtcattaaaaagttttattttttactaaaaataaaatgtggttaatttcatttctttattagaataaatttgattttacttttatcttttaatcaagTATTTAAATAAGTAAAACATAAATAGAGCATACAAAATGTCAATGGTGTTTCAAATAATGTCAATGGTGTAACAGGTCTCATTTTCCagattaagaaaacacaattgcaattaaatagtcaagctttctttattgtgacagtgtctaacttgtaaaattgataaataacaattgttcaaaatgctcaaaatataaatgaaatggaagaaaaagtaaaataattaaataatgtcatgtgGTGTAACAGTTTTTTCAGTGGTGTAACAACAATTTTTGGTTCCACCACTGACCGTTATACCACTGATGTATCCATAGTAAATGTAGCAGTATGACCCAAGAGAACAGATACTACACAAAGCTACATAGCCTTTGTTATAATGTGATAAACATTCATCATTTATGTGAAAAACGTTTTTGTTGTTTCATACTAGAAAACCTTAAATAGCACGTTATCCCACTGACacagtttacattgtatttttcggagcataataacattttctgccatattttctatcacaatgatgtcatcacggatacatttatctttttagtaGCAGGGAATGATGTCACTATGATCTGGGGGATTCCAACTGtagtacaatattatttacttgatgtattttaagatatttttatataattttccttgtaacaccaatgacaaaaattttttgtacaagcatatatctcatcaaattcattgtttttaaaagaaaacttgcTAAGGAGCAtagcagaaattaaaatatgaatgttgttttgaaaattaacggtaatttttggaataaaacatcaatattattgaagatGTTGTAGATTAAAGACGTTAGAAAAATTCAATGACaacataaattcactgaaatctcataacaaataatattttttttatactttgtacggactgcacgaaaaaatcatgatgtcagactcaaagtctcacaggagacgatttggctgtttcttttagctaacacACTgtcgtacattaacagtaatttagggaatttaacttactttttttataatcaatttattgattagttaaaataagatgtaaatataaacaataaaatgctttctttgttgattcatgcgagttatgaaggtagcgatcattgcagcaaaaatttaaataacccgctaacgcgggttatgtatttttttctgcagtgtcgccaccttcatatcctgcatgaatcatcaaagaaagcattttattgtttaaataaactatTGTTATTGGTATCCTTTTTTTACATGCAGTTGAACTTCACAacctttaaatatcattttacatatatattctgGTATGATAAACGATCGGTTAACCAAAGTCATCTTCGCTAGCTAAGGGTTTATAATTCACTCTGCTCCTCTACAAGATGACTATAGTGAACAGTTCGTACACTAAGTTTACATACAACAAACCTTTAAATTAGTTTATCAACTTTTAAACTATGTTTAGTTCCATTTTGTGAAATTGGCGTGCAACAGATAAGGTATTGACTGCCAAAATAAACCACCCACCCACCTGCTATATAGTTTTATCCATATAAATACAGTATATAATACTGACTGTATCCTGGTTCTGTAACCAGCCCCCGTGCCCCTGTTGAAGCTGTAGGGCTATCGACCTGTCCCTCATCACTCGAACCAGGTCCCCTCCCTCCAATCGATGTACCTGGAGAGAAAAGCTAGgtgtattgtttaaaaaaagaagttatCATTTTGAGTTTTGCTGActttagaaataaattttgCTTCCTTTACTTGGAATAATATAAAACTGGGCATTTTAAAATGCCaggttagtaaaattaatttaatggtCTTGATACGTATATTATTAGTATATTGTTACATAGAAGAATCAATACATACACGAATGAATTAACAAGCACATTCATCTATCTATTGTCAATCAATGTTCCTAGAATTTATGCAAATAATGGCTCAACATTCATCACCAAAACTCATTTTTATGTAGATAAAGCTATGAAATGTGCTTCGGTTCCATGCTATATTGGTTTTGAATCGAATACAAATACAGACTTTATTTTTCAAGACCATTGAAATTATCatgttcaaaaaataatttaaaatactaATAGTTATTTGCATAAATTAAGATTCGTTTGACTTACTTTTGTAAGCACAATTTTCTCAAAGTGAAACACTTGTCCGTTCTGGTAGTGGACCCTGCTTTGACTTGCTGAGGAAATGTGGGTAATGGTCCCAATATTGTCTATACACTACAACAGATGACAGTATGTGTACATTTTCGACATATACACGtgcacatatacatgtatcaattcaCCTGTAATGCACGTATCTTTTTATTACCTAAATGATCTTTAATCATTTTGTACATCAATGGATTCTGGAGGCTCAATAATTAGTCAATAATAATTGGTCTTCGATGagaacaattttaataaaattatttccagTCTCCTTACATTAcatgaaggttttttttataaattactaTTAAAGAGTTAATCATTTAATGGAATCTCACAGAAGCCATCTGATCTTGCCAACCACAACTGCTGGACAATTGTAAGACTCTGAGTTCCGACGTGCTGAGACTTATCTGGACTTTGTCACCAATCCTGTACTCACATGGAGCCACGTGCTCAAGATCTGTGCAAAATAAATAACACAAATTTACAATACGGTTTTTGAGATTATATCTCCCATTGTGCAAGTGTGTGCAGttttgaggatttttttttttggttatatatatcattaatacGCAATTCAGATTTTAACATAATCGTGATAAAGAGCCCCACAACAACAGTACAACATCGTAAAAATCctaataaatgaaagaaaaatacaaagcTTGTCTtgaaaaacgaaaaaaaaaatgcaagaaaaatgtcaaaatgcACAAACCAACATAGGGTAAATGGTCAGGATAGTAAGTGGATCCGTCTGCAGGCTTTACTGCTGTTAGATCCACTTCTCCATCGCCACCTACTCGGTACTGTTCCACTGTGCGTTTCTTGTTCTCCCAGCATACCCTGACCGCCCCACGGTATCCTCTAGGTCCCCAGTCACAGATGTCCCGTACCACCCCATGAACCTCCTCCCCTCCTGAAAGTTGAACAGAGTAACCGAGGTAGATTTTCTATATCCAGTgtgtaataatattttttaaatattttaataaaatttttggagggggggggggaggctgtTGTTTGAAAAGCCCTTTTTCtataactttaaagatttaattttacatCGGTGAGGTCTGGAGTCCCTCCCTCCTCCCCTCTAGACTCGAAATCAAATTACCATTAGAGTTTCCCCACTTCCAGTGTGGTCCTCTTTTCACTTTAGCtcctggaaaaaatcctctgcATTTTACGCAGCTGCTAGTTTTCCTTTTTCCGACTTTAATTCTGTAGTACGGGAATATATTTTAGTAATAGTTATTGTTCATATATGCTGTATGTGCTCAAATGACATCAGTGTTGCGTTTTACTATAAATCCATGCGTCGATCTTTATTCTTGCAATGCCAGATGTTCGAACTCTACCTGCACACAAGCATGCGTCTAAATGGACTCGTACTTACAACATTGTGAGGATAAAGATTGACTTACATTGACGAATCAGGGTGAGTGACCCTTCCAAACTCATGTTCTGTGTTGTGTTTCCTGGACATGTAGCAGATGGAACACATGTTTACTTCCTGACATTGCAAACACACCCACCTCATCCCCGCAATCTCTGATTCTTTGCATCCTGTGCAGCTTATGCCTCTGTGACTCACACCTGTTACAATAATATTGGATAAGGAAGTGTTGATAGGaatgttaaattttaataaaaagcatagtaaatcttatttttatattaattgacAACAGCTGTGGTGTAGCTTGTTTAGACCCTTTTACCAACTTCCCCAATTAATATTAAGATTTTCccaaaaattaatacatttatgtaatatttcGCCATAAAATTagttattttaaaagcattatgTATAGATCGATGCCATGATTTGATTGTCATAGTCAATAGGACTTTGGGAAGAATCAAAGAAACACTACTCCACTCACAAGATGTGAAGGTGGAAATGCAATGCACATGTATCACGACTACTGCATGTGCCTTTTAATATTGATGTGCACGTGAATAGAGCTACATTAGTCTTTATACTTTATAAGTTCTATGGAAGCTGATTCTCTGATTAATACGGAAAACTTTTTTCTACATTTCTAAAAAGTAATCAAGATCAAACCCGATAAAAGTGTTGAATAAAACTAATTTTCGCAACTAgcaatgaaatgttttaaaggaaaaatgaGGGCCTAACAATCTTTGATTAGTACACGTACTTACCTTTCAAagtttttgttataattaatgaataa is part of the Magallana gigas chromosome 3, xbMagGiga1.1, whole genome shotgun sequence genome and harbors:
- the LOC105329379 gene encoding E3 ubiquitin-protein ligase MIB2, whose amino-acid sequence is MWSLRGIRVVQVSNSKGGDGIVGTITEVNYNEETITVFWDDGREAVYPCTEGNHCVKILDNAPTGVSHRGISCTGCKESEIAGMRWVCLQCQEVNMCSICYMSRKHNTEHEFGRVTHPDSSIIKVGKRKTSSCVKCRGFFPGAKVKRGPHWKWGNSNGGEEVHGVVRDICDWGPRGYRGAVRVCWENKKRTVEQYRVGGDGEVDLTAVKPADGSTYYPDHLPYVDLEHVAPCEYRIGDKVQISLSTSELRVLQLSSSCGWQDQMASCIDNIGTITHISSASQSRVHYQNGQVFHFEKIVLTKVHRLEGGDLVRVMRDRSIALQLQQGHGGWLQNQDTTLGQLGRVVHIDDDGDVSVKFGDSQYLFSPVCLDVVDPNSLSAMARVPSIPNNLHSLRLFDLTQPKQAEFLPPITSIVKAASKGNLEIVKEILSNNKDKVDEVENEVSCLQVASHRGHEKMVKLLLERGGNINIADKDGNTPLHFAVQGKKTAVIKLLLEHNANVSLLNSSGQTAIHLAIAKEQKESIKALVLASCDVHVKDGNGDTAVHAAISTRQEALLHAVLRTHRVNFQTENTAGYDMLQWAVYKNLKSAVEVILTRCSHCLPELVSRQIAINGYSALHLAAYNNNRECAHLLITKGEMKLDLVDDQLQTPLHISAKEGHLPMVELLLEFDLTVNAQDKDGNSPLHLVQMKHSQLQKRKPNSEKTHCYVQIACLLVENGAELNLENQQGKTPLDFTCQQSRLYLERISKAAKEKRAANSGGGLFLPLHWSEMGSKGYELVCLNRDSLEEKAEFTSVSAMIVNGLPNAEVTEIIRVQNEYLWQLYSVTKAKFTKKYGRGNENEVKLLHGTKSDNIFKICQENFDFKVAGENLSPMYGKGVYFAAESSLSDHYCSEKERDGLKYMLMARVLAGKMGCGSPELRRPPDDCDCAVDSPSKPRIFCVFDYNQLYPEYVIKYKIKQPK